GTTCTAATTGCCACTGGCCTCTCATTTACAGTGGGTCATTGGTCCTGCATATTTTGTGGAGTTTTTAATTCAGGAGACGTCTTGCTCCAAAGATGACACAGTTGCTGACATCTCGATGTGTGAGCCACTTCCACCTGAAGTAGCTGTAAGTACTTTTCCTTGTAGAAACACCAGTTTTGCAGACACCACGATTTCTCAGTGAAATAGTGAAATTTAGTATATATCTCCTTGGCTTTTTGCAGACAAGAACCAAAACCCACAGTCATCTTTTTATGGATCATAGCTCTATAGTGTTTTACAGCTCTACAGACTGCTTTAGAATAGAGAAACATTTCAGCCAAAGTTCTGAATTCTTACCAGAAGTCCataagaaaaaaccaaaaaaatgccATCCAGAAAAAAGTGGAGTAGCCATCGCTGTATGAAACTGAATCAGTATAAAGGATTTCTTCCAAAAAACAGACATAAATCACAAACAATACATGAAGAGTATATTCATACTACAATCAGGTCAGCTAAGGAAAACATATAGGAACTAAGGAAAAAATTGTAGGGAAACTGGAACATTTAAAGCCCTATCTTGAGATCCAAGCCATGATACCTACAGCCCAATATAAACACAACTACtagtaaatgcatttttttcacgGTTTCTTTCACTAGTATGGTGTGAAATTGATTCTGTGTGGAAAATTATATTCTGTTCCACACACAGCTTGCCTGCATAGCGATATTCTGCTGCATGAGAACTTAAGCAAGCTGTTGTAGTTTGGCCTTAAGTAGCCAGCTTATTTTTGCTATTGTGTTACCTAACCCTCCTTTGCAAACACAAGGTCTTTATCAAAACGCTGCCTGCCTTTGTGAGGTTGCCAATCCCAAAATAAAAGTTTGCCCAAGCTGTTTATCCCTACAAATACACTTAGAAGCTGTAACTATTCAGCCTTTCATAATCACTTATTTTACAAGATAGGAGCTTAGTATCAGGGTGCCATGTGAAAAAACgcttgtgttttcttcttacAGAAAATCGGTTTCTGCAAAGGCTCTGTTGTAAACAGGGGTGTGGAACAGTCTGTCACATCAATATCCTGTGAAATCTACAGTCAGCAGGTATTTCTTAATCTAATCTTAATATTGAGAGAGTAATACTCCTTTACAAAACAAATATTGAACTTTTGAAATCCTAGCCATTTTTAGTCTTCTTATTCACAAAGACATGTGCTTCAAGAAAGTGATAAAGCCAgatcaggaagaaatttctcTTCTGATAAAACAGACTGGTTTTGGGTGGATAAAAAGGCAATAGAGTGAGTATAGAGACAATCCTGCAGAATGTGTTCAGAATGCTCTACAGTGAAATTGTAAATCACTGAGGGAATGCAAGGGGATATTACTGTAGTTACCCAGGTTTCATGCACCCATCTCCACTGGCACAAGAAGTAGATACACCCATTTATGCTTTGAGCTTCAGTTCTGAAGCTGGTCTTGGAGGACTAGAGATGCAGCACATCTTTAGTGTGAAGGGTAACCCTCATATCTGAAGGAATTTGAAATTGCTTCAATTCAGATAATGCTTATTCCTTGTTATTTAGGATCCTGCCACTGAAGAGGAAAACCAGGAAGCTCATCAGACACCTGGAAAGTCCAGGCAGGATCAACAGGCTTCCCCTTCAGATGCCAATCCTTTCTCCCCACACCTGGAAAAAACAGTGGGCTGGGTTAAAATTCTACCCCCTTCAGATGAGGACATCACTTTCCATAGCCTACAAGAAAGTCAAAATGAACATAAAGACAGGAAGCCAGTTCCTCCTAAGGCTGTAGGATCTGCCCACAATCGTGATGGAGAAAAGCCTCAAGTACACAAACCAGACTTGACCAAACCAGTCACTGGACCAGTTATTCTCCCTTTTCCTGAAGAACCTTCTCTATCAGATTCATGtccaggagaagcaaagcagacaGAAGGCATCCTCCATCCTTTGATAACTAGAAAGCCCACCACAGCCTAGCCAGCGCCCAAGCACCTCAACTAGCTGCaacaaaatgacagcaaaaacAGCAACACAGTTTTCAATTTGTGTAACACCCTCAAATAAGTAAATTGTTTATTACAGCCTTCATCCTTGGCGTTCTCAGTTTTATGAAAGTGTAAGAACAGAttgggaaaagaaatttaactGGGATATTTTCCAACGGAAGTATTTGACTTTTAATTCTCAAATCCCGCCCCATCAGACAGGGCATGAAGGAAGAGTAACTGTGGAGGATAAAAGAACttgcagggctgggaccagcCCCAGTGTGGGGTGGCTGTTCCCCAAGGGATGGGGAGATGGAGCCAGGTGTGACCACCAGGCTGGTGGGGCAGGGGTCTGTCCTGTGGAGTCTGAGGGAGGCGAGCTGGGCACACCCAGGGGTGGAAGTCAGGTTATAAGAAGGAGCCAGGTCACTACCTAAGTTCAGGGACAGGGAGGCAGATCTGAGGTCAATCCATAAACGTGAGTTAGCAAAACATGGTCAGGGCCTGGTGTGGTTATGGTAGCCAGAgtcaggcacagcccagcagtcTCCCAGCAAGTCTGCAGTGACCAGACAGGTGTGAGGGACACAGGGCTGCAGGTGTGAACAGGGTCAGAACTGGGTCAGAACCTGGCTCTGCATCTGCAGTGTCTGGGGCcaagcacaggcacagctgtgATGCAGCAGGAGCCTCGGCTTagagcagctcctgaggggagcagggggggtcagccctggccagggcctccccagcactgcccaggagCCTGTCCACAATGTCACCAAGGTCCCCAAGGTCCCCGAGGTCACCAAGGAACAGCCCCTCAGCTCAGGTGTGCTGAGCCTGGCACCACAcaccaaaccctcctggagcagggacgCTCTCGGGGCCTGGGCGCCGCAGCTTGTGACAGGGCATGAACACGGAGCAGCGCCTCAGCACCGGGGAGCATTAAAAGCTAGGCAGGTTCTGCTATTTTGTGGGTAAACTTCTTAATTATAATTCCTGCAGAAAATCtcaagaaagattattttttttcttaatgcttcGTAGCTCACTTAAAGCATGTGGAAGAGCCTACACACGTGTGAAGCCTCTGCACATAATTCTGGCTGGTGAAATCCAGGCTGTTGAGATTGTTATGCTCTAGTgatgctgctgtgcaggaaaaacaatgatttaaaaaatcagcCTAATTCTTTCTTGAGATAGGTCACATTAACTGCTTTATAATAAAAGCCACAGGGACACTCGGCAGCCTGCAGCCAAGAAAAATCGATTTCACTAAAGTCAGACATGGTAATTGTACTGAcagaaacaaatataaataaatgagaagacaagaagaaaaagaatgaacGTAGGAAAGAAATGTCATCTGCGGCCAGGAGTACACTGATATTTGCAATAATAAGGGGTTTGTATGAGACCATAAAGCCTTTTTCCAGTTGCCACCAGATCTGTAAAACCATTtgttcaaaacaaaatcaaaaaaatattgtttctgaAGCTTTTATGGTACTGTATCATCCCTAGAGATCCTGGATAATTTCTGCGTTTAAAGAGCCTTCCAACAAAGAATTATTGTTTTTGTCAAAGTATCCTGGCATTATGCATGTtgataaaaatgtattattttattattataaataaaatatagagtattattttattttgagtggggcaaaaaaatactgaaatattgtGTGCAATTATATTCACAGAAACTATGTTTGCATTTTCAATCTGCAAAACTCTTACAAACATAAATTTGATATAAAGAAGTAATTTAATTGCTTTGAAGATTAAAATAAGTCAAAAATTGATGTGTGAAACATATCAACTGAAccaaaaataattccatttccATCCTACATTATGAGAAATTTCAATATGTTTCAGTTTAATTCATTTCAGAGtagaaaaacattcaaaatcAGATCGTTCTTGAAAAATCCTAAAACTCAAACTCTAATTCTTAGTGCAGTACAAGCTCTAGGTTGTGTCAGCATTCCTTTTTTTATCAAGTCATTGAATTACAGCGTCTTGTTTTTCCCTGGGGAAGTTTCACCTTTGCCAGCTCAGGTTTCTCCAGCACAGTGCATTCTCCTTCCCTGGACAGGGACCGCCGATCTGCCCTATGCCAAAACCTGGATCCAGGCGCTGCTCCCCGTCCTCACGCAGAGCACCCATGGCTGCCCTCAGTGAGTCAGGGAACAGAGTGCTGGGGCAACAGCCTGTCACTCTTGAGGGGTTTTCAAAACGCTGGGTTTGCCTCTCTTCCCAGTTAACCACCACACTCCTCACTTCTGCTGCACAGTCCTTTTTATTAACTGCTGGATTCTATTCTCACTGTGGCTCCATCAGTTTAGTGACACTACTGAGACTTTTATCAACATACACACCCAGATTCTTCCCCTAAAGGAGCACTCGGGAAGAAATCAGCTTCATTAACTGCTAGTCACAGCCAAGAATACCCCATTTCACTCCGTTTTTTCCTTGACTATGGCTCCTTACAACAGTAAATTGAACAGCCACAGAGAGTGGAGATAGATGGAGTTGGTGTGAACACAAGCAGGGGAAACTGGAAAGTCCAGATGCACAGTTTTGAGCATTCCATTTGGACACTGTGTAGCCTGTTCTGCACATGAGGCTCAGAAACTACATTTGAATCAATAATTTCCCTAACTTTGATGTGGGATTTGGGTTCAAGGGCTTCTCCaattcaaaaataaacagcagaagGGGTGTTTATCTGAGCAGAAACTGTATCTCCAGCACAGATTGACAAAGCAGCAGTGGTCAGTGCAGAGCCATGAGCATTTCCTTCATTTGCTGTGGCCACTCCAGCACAGAGTCCATACTCAGCTTCAGAGTCACCTGGGCCAACGCCAGTGTAGAGAACCATTATAGAGTCCCGGCACTGATGTCCAAGATTAAATTCCTGCATTGCAATAAGGAGTCTGAAGTTGCATAGTTCCTGCGTTTCCTTTGTCCTCAGGACATACCTGGGTACTGCAGCATTCCCATATGGCATTGATATTATTAACAGCTGGTAGCATTTAGTCATCAGAACTtcaaatcctgctgctgattCTGCACCTTTATGCCAATCTGTGAGTAggccagcactgcagcattCTCCCTCCAGCACACCCACATGGGCAGCCTGTCTCCACACAGTGATTAAGACAGGACTGCAGGAAATCCTCTTAAAAACATGCCTAGGTCGTGCTGAACCTCCATCTTCTGGCCTGGTCTCAGCTTCCAGCCAATGTGAGCAAAGCAGCTGGACAGTAACAcaccctgtgtccctgcagccacaccCTGAGTGctcctccacctcctgccaGGACTCTGAACTGTTACATGCTGCTTGTCCTTGTCCAGCAGAAAACAGGCCAGTGACACAAAGAAGCCCTTCAACCAGCACTGGAGATGAGAAGGAGATGGATTTGGGCAGACAATTCCCAATtcaattttcaattttgttttacGGTTTTTCAACACTTATTGATCTTATGATATCTTGGATATCTTATGATCATCCATTAATACATTGTTATCTGGGCAATGTCCAGCTAAAATGTGGCCTGTTCATTTGAGCAAACATTCCAATTTCACATGAACAACATTTTTGATTCAGGCACAGATAAATGATGGTCAATGACCTTCAGGACTGTTGACATTTTTATCTGATTCAAGCCTTCACCTCAGAATATAAGTGAGGAACCATGAACGCAAAAATAGGAACAAtaatattcaaaagaaaaaagatgattttaaaaagcaagacCCAGACATCAAAGTTCTTAAGATGGGGTTTAAAAACAAGGTTTTTATAAAAGAAACTAAATATAAATTCTATTTGTGTGACTCCAGAACCTACCTATTGCACACCACACACTTCATAGTTaagcattttcttcagcatctgAGATGTAGAACTCCCTCTGACTCCATTCTTAACACCAAATTCTTAACCTCACCTTTTCCCCCCAGCCTCTCAAGCCCCTCTGCAAAAAGGTCAGTCTTTCAACATATCCTTACAGTCATCAATTTACAATTACTggttttttctgaaaaatattttgcagccAAAGACAATGAGGACGAGACAAGGAAAACTGACACCCTTTTTATTCCCTGTATTAGTCCTTGAGGCCTCCTAAGCAACGAGACTTCTGTAACTACATTGTCAACCTGTTCATTTGACAGTTTGTCTCCTCCAAATGCTTTTGAACTTAAGGTCTCTTTGAATGAAATTTGATAGACAAGGTGATGAAACTTCTACAAGTTTGATAAAAAACTGGTGACtggtaaagaaaaacaagctgcaggcagagaggggaagctggagctggagctgctgctctgaaaaccATAACCAAAGCAAATTTGTCTAACATTGCATTTGCATTGGAGGCATCCTGTTTACACCCAGCAGATAAAAATAAGACATGTcacatttacatatttttccatCCTACTTGGGGGCATTCCTGTTAAGTGCAGAGCCACCCCAAGAACTGcaaattttctttggtttttgcATCAAGACCACCAAAGCCTGAAGCTCTGGGgaatttcagactgaaaaaaaagagaagccagCCCAGCATTAACCTCTAAGCAAGTGGAGCCACGTGTGTCTGTGTTAGGTGGGCTCTGGCttgggagcaggaacaggagcagctgcagagcagcacagtaCGAGATGGGAGAGGCTTTGCTGCCTGCACAGGTGACCGAGCTGTGCCTCGTGGTGACACCACCCTGGGTGTCAAATCCTCCTGCAGAAGGCAGAGAACAGTCTGCTCATAGCAGCTGTGCTCCCAAGAAACCAGGGATATCTGTAAGTAGGTACAGCTGTACTTTAGGAAAGGAGGAATTGGTTACTGCATATCATCTCCTTCATGTGTCAGCTCTCCCTTTCCTATCCCCCTAGTTTAAAGTTATATTTATTACACATTTCATACGCTGTTTTTCAAGTGGGGAAGATAAGCCTCTTTTTGATGTGTTCTCCCAGTGCTCTGGAGAGGTTTAGGATGGATGTTTATTACCATACCCTTAAAGTCTGAATGTGGATCACCTCTTACTGTTTTAAGTCAAACCTTGTTAAAAGTCATAAACGAGGTTTTGATACACTATGCAAGAGAAATGCCATGTTTGgataaatattttgattcctTCCAGCAATCTATTTACAGAGATGGCTTCATTAAAGCAACACACAAAACTGAAaagtaataaatataaaaacaaaataagttCTTAAAAAGATATCAAACTGAAGGAGATgtgataaaaatacattatCCTGACTTAAGTATAACAAATATTGAATTAACTGCTCTTACTGTGCCTGGAGTTCTTGTCAATGTTGTACTTTAATAACAGAGTCCaatctttcttttccaaaaaaatcaaggaCAAAACTCTCTGGAGTGGGACCAGAATCTTACTTTACTTCCACAGTCAATTTTGCAGGAATTGCACATTTTCCACTGTTTATTCATACTGTTTCAATTTCGTACATAAAATATACATAAGCTATGGTCAAAAAAAATGATGAGTGTCACAATGAACAAACcagaacagaagaagaaaaaaagaacaatctGCAAACAACAGACGGCTGAGGGAATTACGTTATAAATCACCTAATCCAATGCCTTTCTTTAGTATCACTGCCCATCTGAAAAAATTAACCAGTATTGTAATAAATGAATTGGGGTGCAATTTGTaacatggcaataatgggaattttatttttaactgatgAGATATATCTAAAATGTCTTTGATTATTTACACAACAtttatttcactgcttttttttccccatcttctgGAAGAGATTCTGAGTAATTATAATGAAATAttataaaaccaaaccaaaagaaatgCCCTATTTCATCAGAACAGTTGTACATCCAGCCCAGTATCCATCCTTCCCAGTGGCAAAAGAAAATTGGGGTTAGAAGAAGCTTATGACCTGCCGCTCTCTGCAAACCATTCCCCTTGTACTTTTCCAGCAGCCAGAATCATTGTATCAGGGACTTTAAGGGTATTCTTCTACTCAGTCCTTCCACTATCCAGGCAAGGACCTACTGCCCATGGACTTTTCCAGGCAATTTCTGTCCCCAATGACACTATCTGCATCCAGATCTTTCTGTGACAACAAGTGCTACCAGTGGGGGGACTATTTTTAACCATTTTAAACTTACTCGTGATGGTTTTGGGTGCCCCTGGTTCTAATATTGTAAGATGCTCCATTTAGCTTATCTATTACCAAAGAACTGTTAAGTGTGTCCTGAACTATGAAAGAACTGAGCTTCAGCTCAGTtaactttaaaatatgatttcttAGGCAACAGACATGCTAAGaggtggaatttttttaaaataaagattaatgAAATGAGGCAAATGTTAAGGATTATAATTCACTGTATTTCTGAAggtttctcaaaaaaaaaaaaaaaaggaaaaaagaggaaaaaaaaaaaaaaagaagaagaagaagaaggaaaaaaaaaaagtaaaaaagccCTTCACGGTCAAACATGTAAATCCaggtcatagaatcatagaattctTTGGGTttgaaaggaccttaaagatatCTCACTTCCAGCCCCCAAGTCAATTATACAGCCAGCAccttttctgtgagaagctAATCCAATCTTCATATCAACCTACATTTGGAAAATTCCTCATCTGAGTCTGACCTTGTCATTTTGGACtcactttgcattttctgtaCTTTCTTACTCAGTGTTTGAATTTTGTATTCCATCTTCAGTCACTCCCTGACAAGCAATTACTGCCTTTTTAAGAATGTCTTAAACCATCCTGAATAACAGATTTTGAATACAATGAGACAATATCTCATCCCTTCTGCTCAGGAGAGGATATTGGCATATCCTTGGAAGGTATAAATCTTACTGGGTACtgcattaatttattaaatacagaaagaaaaattaccagCAATTCTCTAAAGAAGCTGATAAAGGCTACTACAGCCAAAAAGCACACAAAACTGCTCAGGCTGAGAATGTGAAGGAAGCTTTATGTAACTTCTTGCCATACCTAAATTACATGGGTATTAGGCCAGTCAGTCCCTTCCTGAGTACCAGTCTGAAATGATATAAAGTTGATAGAAATCTGCTCTAAATTTTCTTGAGCTGAAGGAATAGCAGGTACTCACATAGCAGCTACAGACCACCAGCCTGCAGTGTACCTTGAGCCATATCCCTTTTCCACATCTGAGTGAATTCCTTATTTCCCTTTCACTAGTTGCCTGGTGGTAAAATGTCTGTAAAAACATGGATACAGATATGGCCATAATGTGACCACAAATATTTCAGCATATTTTCAGTTCAACTGTTTTAACAGTAAACAAAAGACTAAGGTTGTATAATCTCTGCACACATAAACTGAACCTTCTTACTGCCAGGCTCAGCCTTACACTGTTAGAAGTGTTACAAGTACATTCCATAGTAAAGCACCATTGCACAACTCCTGCTTAAAGAATCACAAACAGGCCCTTTGATGGGTAGTCCAGAGAGTGTTAGAAAGCCTACTTTCCTCAAAATCTGCTCAATCACTATATAATCATTTACttgctgtttgcaaatattAATCCAGGGTCAAGGTAATGGCTTTCTGACACAAcacttaaatatatataaccATGCCTTTTAGCATTCATTTATAACTTTGGTGGGTTGCTCTGACTTAAAAGCAGGCTGGCTTTATCAGGGCATGGGCACAAGTGACCTAACACTGCaaacaaaatgctgcttctAGCTTCGGCTTTTTTTCTAACACTACTGCAGTGCTCTAAAGCCCAAGTTACACCTGCAGACTGTAACACCATCGAAACAGATGCAGGAGTGGCCCTGGATTTGGTCAACAGACATCGCAGAGATGGTTATGTTTTTGGTTTATTCCGTGTTGCTGATGCACATGAACTACATTTAGTAAGTATGAACTTAAAGGCTGATTTACACAAGACTGTGATTTTTAGATAATGAGCCAGGTCATTAAGAGCTTATGTTTATTGCTTTTACTGAAACATTGTTGACGTAATCCAATGAATCAGCTGTGATTTACAACACCTCAGTATTCATTTGTATATGATTTATTGCATAAGCTTGATTTCAAACAATGCTGAATGGCCTCTCTTGTCTTGGTCAGCAGGATGTTTGCATAAGTGATGCTCTGAACAGCTTTATACAACTCTGGAAATTCATCTGTCCTGTCTGCTGTCTGGTTTCAGATGTTATACTCAAAATTTATATTCAGATGGTTTCTTTAATCCATGAATGACTAACATTAATTAGATCAATGTATCCTGCGAGACTGGTATTTTGTTATTATCTTAATTTCAGAGATAGCTGAATAAGGtggtggaaagggaaaaaagcagaggaagtCAAAGGAGTTGCTACTCTGCAAAACAGGGGAGGGACTGGATAGAGAATCCCTATAGGTCATTTCCTATTTCCTtcctatttctatttctgttttgtagAGAAGATACATAAACCTTTCTCAATGACTGCTGAAATGTCAAAACAAATCAATAGCAGAAAAAGCAAtagaataaaaatgtctttatcaAGTACATAAGAGAGACCAAAGACAGGCAGATTTACTAATCCACCTGGTAGCTTTTAGCTGCTTGACTATGAAATTGGTATCCAGGCACATGTGCAGCATCTTAAAATCCTCAGTATGGTAACAGAAAAAACAGGTTAGGTTTTGATGGAGCTGCTTAGTACTGCCTGTAAAGACAAGCACAGACTCAGAAAGTGGCCCATAGTCCAATTTGTCACAGGTCTTCAGGTACACCTGCTGCAAAACCTGATGGATtactttgcttttcaaaaacaaGAATGCAGCAAGTTGTACCATTGGGTTTTACACAATAGCCAGGCAGTTAAAGAGCTTCATCTAGGAAGGATCTCTCCTGCATTATGAGATTTAAACCCTGAAGTGTCCTGTCCTTGAGGAATTCTGCTGCCATGCAGCTATGTGTGTGCCACTCCTCTGAAGTGGCACCACCAGGAAGTAAGACAtgcaaaatgataaaaaagaaCGATAAAAAGCAAAGTTGtgtctaaaaagaaaaatctcgGTGTTTCTACATTTTAAGCAACTATTGACTCTATAAAGTATAAACCATAATTTGGAATATGGACTAGTGCTGTGGATTCACACTTCCAGATGAATGCTATAAGCACTAGACCACCACatttatgttttgctttgtaCCCTTAATGAATTTTGCCATCTTTGCAGTCCAGGGCTACAGCTTCAGCTGTCACACAGTGTCTGCAAGAACAGAAAAGACACTTCTATCTATCTGACTGCTAAGGAATCCTCCCTGTAAGGTCTTTGTACCTTCTCAGACCCAAAGCCACCAGATGTGACCTCCTACACACTAATCATGTACACTATTGTGCAAGGGCTTTTTTTGGCTCCACTGCCAAGATAACATTAAGAATAcgtatatatattttaaaagacaaacaaacaaacaaacaaaaaacaaccccaaaacaaaaacaaaaccaaaaacataaTTTTAGTTTCTCCATGCAATAGTGTGCAACGGGTTTATCCCATCAGCCCCCTCAGAAACCTAAGCAGAGCAATTCCAGCCAGATCTCTACTGGGTTTACACAGGAGTTCTAGAAGCATAAGATACTCAAGTATCCACAACAAAACCGTTCTGGAATTGTGCAGAACTGTAGTGaccaaaatgcttttaaaacaacCAAGAAGGCACCATTTTTCTCTCAAGAGCTATTGAGCAGATGAACAGAGGAATTTTCTACTGCATATTTGGATGTAGACAGTTAACccctattttaaaattagagaCAATGCTAAGATATACAAGTGTTCCAGAACGAGTGTTTAACATGACATGGGTGGACTCTCactaatgaaaatattacaCTAGACTGCAGCAATTCTTTCACAAGGTCTCATCTATACAGAAACACTCTGAAGAAGGAATCTGAATGGATGGAACTTCATAGAACCCAAGGACAGTTACTCACAGTGAAGGGCTTTGCATGATTTTTTTATCTAAATGACAAGATAAAATACACAGGTTTATCCTGAATGTTCATACAAGAGCTAAATAAAGTTTAAATAATCCACTCCAAAACTGTTTTGGTGGACCACAGAAAATTCTTAGCACCACATTCCATTACACTGCAATccaaattcaaattttaattcTCCTAATCCTATTTGCTCAGGAGACAGAACATACCAGAAGAGTTTCAGAGTTAAGGATTCTGATTGGGATTATTAGAGTTTTGTTGCATCACTCCCTGAATAAACTGAGCAGGAAGCAAAGTTCTGAAAGAGTATCTGGTCACGAAGGTAATTTGAAGTGGATATAGATACATAATTGGCTGCCTAGACAACTGATGTCCTGATAGAACAGTATGTTCTATGGGAAAATCAGAAACATGGGATGGCAACTTTTAACAGTGGCATTTTCCCTACTTGATGAATGTCAGATTAACAATAGACATTTCTCACAGGTTatcaacaaaaggaaaagaggcaaCTGCTGTAAGTTACAGGAAGGAAATTTCTGACTACATATAAGgctaaaaaaaatcatggagaaAGAAtggcccagagaggttgtgggaTGTTTGTCTTGGTGATACACAGAATGCAGCTGAAACTTTGAATTTTCATGTTTGCCTTGAGCAAGTGGCTGGGCAAGATGACATccaaaggtcctttccagcctgaaACCTTTCTATGCCTGGCAGCTCTGAAAAACCTTAATAGAGAACTGGAGAAACTTCATTAAAGA
The sequence above is drawn from the Hirundo rustica isolate bHirRus1 chromosome 10, bHirRus1.pri.v3, whole genome shotgun sequence genome and encodes:
- the FETUB gene encoding fetuin-B, translated to MVWLVWMLFGIQVLCSCTAAPPAQGAGAALLSPRCDDAAVEEAADLALRQINADREEGYVLSLYRIVSAREQPQEITGSVFYLILDVVDTECHVVSKKLWKNCNTRPAHSTVYGQCKAIIYINQARNIAHLNTYECTLQPVPRRYIWSICPDCPADDSPDKPEYLQAAAQSLAKFNKESEQTHYFSVLNITRASMQWVIGPAYFVEFLIQETSCSKDDTVADISMCEPLPPEVAKIGFCKGSVVNRGVEQSVTSISCEIYSQQDPATEEENQEAHQTPGKSRQDQQASPSDANPFSPHLEKTVGWVKILPPSDEDITFHSLQESQNEHKDRKPVPPKAVGSAHNRDGEKPQVHKPDLTKPVTGPVILPFPEEPSLSDSCPGEAKQTEGILHPLITRKPTTA